AATTGGAAGAATATCTTACTGTATATTTTGCTGGGTTTCAAAAGGATGATCTGAGATTTTATTGTTGAAGCATCTACGCTAATGGGTAGACTCTGTTTGGGGATCTAATCCCCACCAATCTGataaattctcaaaaaaaaataaaaaaaataaaacaacttgTTAATGATATAATAGAAGACAAACCAAAGATTTTTATAAAGTGTTAGTTCTTTTACAATGGATTCTTGTCCATTAAAGCCTTGCTTCAGCAAGCGAATAACATCTTCgtattggcccaaccaaaaaaaaTTCGCCAACTTGCACAACCCCCACCAGTTTTTCTCTTTATAAGCAGCCACCATTACAATTTCTTACCCATACCATCATCCCCTTGACTTCAGTCTTCTCCCTTGACTGGGGCGGcaatctcttcttcttcttcttcttcttcttcttcttcttcttcttcctagTTACTTTCTCTTTTGTCGGTTACTCTTCCTTTAAGATCTCATCTTTTAAGCCTTACATTCCCTTTTTTATTCACCCCCAACGTAAAAAATGGCATCCTCTATTACGCTTTCACGTGATTCTAACTCCTACTGGACTCCAAAGCAAAACAAGCTATTTGAAAGGGCACTTGCAGTATATGACAAGGACACCCCAGACCGCTGGCAAAAGGTGGCTGCAGCTGTGGGCGAGAAATCAGTCGAGGAAGTAAGAAGGCATTATGAGATCCTAGTGAGGGATCTCATGTATATAGAATCTGGTCAAATCCCTATACCCAATTACAAAAGCACTGGGAGTAACAGAAGATGAATTGCTGGGGTGCA
The genomic region above belongs to Gossypium hirsutum isolate 1008001.06 chromosome D05, Gossypium_hirsutum_v2.1, whole genome shotgun sequence and contains:
- the LOC107905436 gene encoding protein RADIALIS-like 6; translated protein: MASSITLSRDSNSYWTPKQNKLFERALAVYDKDTPDRWQKVAAAVGEKSVEEVRRHYEILVRDLMYIESGQIPIPNYKSTGSNRR